In uncultured Cohaesibacter sp., a genomic segment contains:
- a CDS encoding metalloregulator ArsR/SmtB family transcription factor, whose translation MNIQELEQNSEEAASFLKLLASGPRLLILCQLIDGEQNVGTLAEKTGLRMTTVSQHMALMRAQSIVSTRRDGTTIYYSLASPMVEEVLAVLHKSFCGV comes from the coding sequence ATGAACATACAAGAACTAGAACAAAATTCTGAAGAAGCGGCGAGTTTTCTGAAACTTCTTGCATCAGGACCTCGCCTGCTCATCCTTTGCCAACTGATCGACGGCGAGCAGAATGTCGGAACGCTTGCCGAGAAAACCGGTCTGCGGATGACAACCGTTTCCCAGCATATGGCGCTGATGCGTGCCCAGAGCATCGTATCCACGCGTCGCGACGGGACGACGATCTATTATTCTCTTGCCAGCCCGATGGTTGAAGAAGTGCTCGCAGTGCTGCACAAAAGCTTCTGCGGCGTCTGA
- the pabB gene encoding aminodeoxychorismate synthase component I codes for MAERSRKENPAPLFREVPFHNPAELLASLQGQDYLALLDSAARSPRLGRYSYLAFAPFAVFRSSGGIAYWNDTRLDDPPFVALNRKLGEYRLATTIATSKENQFPPFQGGALGYLSYEAGRLLEKLPQTTRDGEMGADILLPFYDLVLAVDHFAGFGNAPAAPRANDTASPRAFVFSSGWPHEGKDRELHAEKRLDWFCDKLAEASKNISPHHSIPSPISGWQSDKPRAVFEQSIEKTRDHIRQGDIFQANITQRFSARMPDAPNASPLDYYHALRAHNAAPFAAYLAFADHVIASSSPERFITLDADDHVETRPIKGTAPRDLADPQKDKMLARQLMQSEKDRAENIMITDLMRNDLSRVCETGSIRVPQLCALESYARVHHLVSVITGRLKIPHGAVALLAASFPGGSITGAPKIRAMEIISALEDLPRGVYCGSIGYLGFDGAMDTNIAIRTVTFKAGMAHFNVGGGITILSDPAAEYEECLHKASALFKAFGTSLEAERAMLEQRPMRQDRGPS; via the coding sequence ATGGCTGAAAGGTCCAGAAAAGAGAACCCCGCTCCCCTTTTCCGAGAGGTGCCCTTTCACAATCCGGCAGAGCTTCTGGCATCATTGCAGGGGCAGGATTATCTGGCATTGCTGGATAGTGCCGCCCGGTCTCCCCGACTTGGCCGCTATTCCTATCTGGCATTCGCGCCCTTTGCGGTCTTTCGCTCCTCTGGCGGCATCGCCTATTGGAACGACACAAGGCTTGATGATCCCCCCTTCGTCGCCCTGAACAGAAAGCTCGGTGAATATCGTCTGGCAACGACAATCGCGACTTCAAAAGAAAACCAGTTCCCTCCCTTTCAGGGGGGCGCTTTGGGCTATTTGTCCTATGAAGCCGGACGCTTGCTGGAAAAACTTCCACAAACCACACGAGATGGCGAAATGGGTGCGGATATTCTCCTGCCCTTCTATGATCTCGTGCTCGCGGTGGACCATTTCGCAGGTTTTGGCAATGCTCCGGCCGCCCCACGCGCAAACGATACCGCCTCGCCCCGCGCTTTCGTCTTCTCCTCCGGCTGGCCCCATGAGGGCAAGGATCGGGAGCTGCATGCCGAAAAGCGCCTTGACTGGTTTTGCGACAAGCTGGCAGAGGCCAGCAAGAACATTTCCCCGCATCATTCGATACCATCCCCAATAAGCGGCTGGCAGTCAGACAAGCCCCGTGCGGTCTTTGAACAATCTATCGAGAAAACGCGGGACCATATCCGTCAGGGCGACATTTTTCAGGCCAATATCACCCAGCGTTTTTCCGCGCGCATGCCGGACGCCCCCAATGCGTCACCGCTCGACTATTATCATGCCCTGCGCGCCCATAATGCAGCTCCCTTCGCCGCCTATCTCGCCTTTGCCGATCATGTGATTGCCTCAAGCTCGCCGGAGCGCTTCATCACCCTTGATGCAGATGACCATGTTGAGACGCGCCCGATCAAGGGAACGGCCCCCAGAGACCTTGCCGATCCGCAAAAAGACAAGATGCTGGCTCGGCAGTTGATGCAAAGCGAGAAAGACCGCGCCGAAAATATCATGATCACGGACCTGATGCGCAATGACCTTTCCCGTGTCTGCGAGACGGGCAGCATCAGGGTGCCGCAGCTTTGTGCGCTGGAGAGTTATGCACGGGTGCATCATCTGGTATCGGTGATAACCGGTCGCCTGAAAATCCCGCATGGTGCCGTCGCCCTTCTTGCAGCCTCTTTTCCCGGCGGCTCCATAACCGGAGCGCCAAAGATCCGCGCCATGGAAATCATTTCCGCGCTGGAAGACCTGCCTCGCGGCGTCTATTGCGGTAGCATCGGCTATCTCGGCTTTGACGGCGCGATGGATACCAACATCGCCATAAGGACGGTAACCTTCAAGGCTGGCATGGCCCACTTCAATGTCGGCGGAGGCATAACCATCCTGTCCGATCCGGCAGCAGAATATGAAGAATGCCTGCACAAGGCTTCTGCCCTGTTCAAGGCCTTCG